Proteins encoded in a region of the Mycobacterium branderi genome:
- the gatA gene encoding Asp-tRNA(Asn)/Glu-tRNA(Gln) amidotransferase subunit GatA, protein MSDLIRLDAATLAAKIAAKEVSSVEITQACLDQIEATDERYGAFLHVAAEKALAAAAAVDNAQQLPSALAGVPLALKDVFTTVDMPTTCGSKILEGWRSPYDATVTARLRAAGIPILGKTNMDEFAMGSSTENSAYGPTRNPWDTERVPGGSGGGSAAALAAFQAPLAIGTDTGGSIRQPAALTATVGVKPTYGTVSRYGLVACASSLDQGGPCARTVLDAALLHRVIAGHDAKDSTSVDAEVPDVVGAAKAGAAGDLHGVRVGVVRQLHSGEGYQQGVLASFNDAVEQLTKLGAEVSEVDCPHFDYALAAYYLILPSEVSSNLARFDAMRYGLRVGDDGTHSAEDVMAMTRAAGFGPEVKRRIMIGTYALSAGYYDAYYNQAQKVRTLIARDLDAAYTSVDVLVSPATPTTAFRLGEKVDDPLAMYLFDLCTLPLNLAGHCGMSVPSGLSEDDGLPVGLQIMAPALADDRLYRVGAAYEAARGPLPTAI, encoded by the coding sequence GTGAGCGACCTCATCCGCCTGGACGCGGCGACGCTGGCCGCCAAGATCGCGGCCAAAGAGGTGTCGTCGGTCGAAATCACCCAGGCCTGCCTCGACCAGATCGAAGCCACCGACGAGCGCTATGGCGCCTTCCTGCACGTCGCGGCCGAGAAGGCGCTGGCCGCCGCCGCTGCCGTCGACAACGCGCAACAGCTGCCCTCCGCGCTGGCCGGGGTGCCGCTGGCGCTCAAGGACGTATTCACCACCGTCGACATGCCCACCACCTGCGGGTCCAAGATCTTGGAGGGCTGGCGCTCCCCGTACGACGCCACCGTCACGGCACGGTTGCGGGCGGCGGGCATTCCGATCCTCGGCAAGACCAACATGGACGAGTTCGCGATGGGCAGCTCGACGGAGAACTCCGCCTACGGCCCGACCCGCAACCCGTGGGACACCGAGCGGGTGCCCGGCGGTTCCGGCGGGGGCAGCGCGGCGGCGCTGGCGGCGTTTCAGGCGCCGCTGGCCATCGGCACCGACACCGGCGGCTCCATCCGGCAGCCGGCCGCGCTGACCGCGACCGTCGGCGTCAAACCCACCTACGGCACGGTGTCGCGCTACGGCCTGGTGGCGTGTGCGTCGTCGCTGGACCAAGGTGGCCCGTGCGCACGCACCGTGCTCGACGCCGCGCTGCTGCACCGGGTAATCGCCGGGCACGACGCCAAAGACTCCACATCCGTGGACGCTGAGGTGCCCGACGTGGTGGGTGCCGCAAAAGCCGGCGCGGCAGGGGACCTCCACGGTGTGCGCGTCGGCGTGGTCCGCCAGCTCCACAGCGGCGAGGGCTACCAGCAGGGCGTGCTGGCGTCGTTCAACGACGCGGTCGAGCAGCTGACCAAGCTCGGCGCCGAAGTGAGCGAAGTCGATTGTCCCCATTTCGATTACGCGCTGGCCGCCTATTACCTGATCCTGCCCTCGGAGGTGTCTTCGAACCTGGCGCGGTTCGACGCGATGCGCTACGGCTTGCGGGTCGGCGACGACGGCACGCACAGCGCCGAAGATGTGATGGCGATGACCCGCGCCGCCGGGTTCGGGCCGGAAGTCAAGCGGCGCATCATGATCGGCACCTACGCGCTGTCGGCCGGCTACTACGACGCCTACTACAACCAGGCCCAGAAGGTGCGCACGCTGATCGCCCGCGACCTCGACGCGGCATACACGTCCGTCGACGTGCTGGTGTCGCCCGCAACCCCGACGACGGCATTCCGGTTGGGGGAGAAGGTCGACGACCCGCTGGCCATGTATCTGTTCGACCTGTGCACGCTGCCGCTGAACCTGGCGGGCCATTGCGGCATGTCGGTGCCGTCAGGGCTGTCGGAAGACGACGGGCTGCCGGTCGGGTTGCAGATCATGGCCCCGGCGCTGGCCGACGACCGGCTATACCGGGTGGGCGCCGCTTACGAGGCCGCCCGCGGCCCGCTGCCGACGGCTATCTGA
- the gatB gene encoding Asp-tRNA(Asn)/Glu-tRNA(Gln) amidotransferase subunit GatB, giving the protein MTVAAAELLDYDDVVARYEPVLGLEVHVELSTATKMFCSCATAFGAEPNTQVCPVCLGLPGSLPVLNQAAVESAIRIGLALNCEIVPWCRFARKNYFYPDMPKNYQISQYDEPIAVNGHLDVPLEDGTTWRVDIERAHMEEDTGKLTHIGSETGRIHGATTSLIDYNRAGVPLIEIVTKPIVGTGERAPQIARAYVTALRDLLRALGVSDVRMDQGSMRCDANVSLMPVGAAQFGTRTETKNVNSLKSVEVAVRYEMQRQGAVLASGGRVTQETRHFHESGYTSPGRTKETAEDYRYFPEPDLEPVAPSTEFVDRLRQTIPELPWLRRKQIQQEWGVSDEVMRDLVNAGAVDLVIATVEHGASSDKARAWWGSFLMQKANEAGVDLDALPITPKQVAEVIALVDDGKLSNKLARQVVEGVLAGEGEPEQVMTARGLAVVRDDSLIQAAVDEALAANADIAEKIRGGKVQAAGAIVGAVMKATKGQADAARVRELVLKACGQA; this is encoded by the coding sequence ATGACTGTTGCTGCGGCTGAGCTGCTCGACTACGACGACGTCGTCGCACGCTACGAGCCGGTGCTCGGCCTGGAGGTGCACGTCGAGCTGTCCACCGCGACCAAGATGTTCTGCAGCTGCGCCACAGCCTTCGGCGCGGAACCCAACACCCAGGTGTGTCCGGTGTGCCTGGGCCTGCCGGGGTCGCTGCCGGTGCTCAACCAGGCCGCGGTCGAGTCGGCGATCCGGATCGGGCTTGCCCTGAATTGCGAGATCGTGCCGTGGTGTCGCTTCGCCCGGAAGAACTACTTCTATCCGGACATGCCGAAGAACTATCAGATCTCGCAGTACGACGAGCCGATCGCCGTCAACGGCCACCTCGACGTGCCGCTCGAGGACGGCACCACCTGGCGCGTCGACATCGAACGCGCGCACATGGAGGAGGACACCGGCAAGCTGACCCACATCGGCAGCGAGACCGGCCGCATCCACGGCGCGACGACGTCGCTGATCGACTACAACCGCGCCGGCGTGCCGCTGATCGAGATTGTCACCAAGCCGATCGTCGGAACCGGCGAGCGGGCCCCGCAGATCGCCCGGGCCTACGTCACGGCACTGCGAGACCTGTTGCGCGCGTTGGGCGTATCCGACGTGCGGATGGACCAGGGCTCGATGCGCTGCGACGCGAACGTATCGCTGATGCCGGTTGGCGCCGCGCAGTTCGGTACCCGCACCGAGACCAAGAACGTCAACTCGCTGAAAAGCGTCGAGGTCGCGGTCCGCTACGAGATGCAGCGGCAGGGCGCTGTTCTGGCCTCCGGCGGGCGGGTCACCCAGGAGACCCGGCACTTCCACGAGTCCGGCTACACCAGCCCTGGCCGCACCAAGGAAACCGCGGAGGACTACCGCTATTTCCCCGAACCCGACCTGGAACCGGTGGCGCCCAGCACCGAGTTCGTCGACCGGCTGCGCCAGACCATCCCCGAGCTACCGTGGTTGCGCCGCAAGCAAATTCAGCAGGAGTGGGGTGTCTCCGACGAGGTGATGCGCGATCTGGTCAACGCCGGCGCCGTCGATCTGGTGATCGCCACCGTCGAACACGGCGCCTCCAGTGACAAGGCGCGCGCCTGGTGGGGGAGCTTTCTGATGCAGAAGGCCAACGAGGCCGGCGTCGACCTCGACGCGCTGCCGATCACCCCCAAGCAGGTCGCCGAGGTCATTGCACTGGTCGACGACGGCAAGTTGTCCAACAAGCTGGCCCGCCAAGTCGTCGAAGGTGTGCTGGCCGGCGAGGGCGAGCCCGAACAGGTGATGACGGCCCGGGGTCTGGCCGTGGTACGCGACGATTCGCTGATCCAGGCCGCGGTCGACGAGGCGCTGGCCGCCAACGCCGACATCGCGGAGAAGATTCGCGGCGGCAAGGTCCAGGCGGCGGGTGCGATCGTGGGCGCAGTGATGAAGGCGACCAAGGGACAGGCCGATGCCGCGCGGGTGCGCGAGCTGGTACTGAAAGCCTGCGGACAGGCCTAG
- the gatC gene encoding Asp-tRNA(Asn)/Glu-tRNA(Gln) amidotransferase subunit GatC, translated as MSQISRDDVAHLARLARLALTDAELDSFAGQLDAILTHVSVIQAVDVTGVEATDNPLKDVNVTRPDEIGPCLTQEQALNQAPAAVDGRFAVPQILGEEQ; from the coding sequence GTGTCCCAGATCTCCCGTGACGACGTGGCCCACCTGGCCCGGCTGGCCCGGCTGGCGTTGACCGACGCCGAACTGGACAGCTTCGCCGGCCAACTCGACGCCATCCTGACCCATGTCAGCGTGATCCAGGCCGTCGACGTCACCGGCGTCGAAGCGACCGACAACCCGCTCAAGGACGTCAACGTCACCCGCCCCGACGAGATCGGGCCCTGCCTGACGCAGGAGCAGGCGCTCAACCAAGCTCCGGCCGCGGTCGACGGCCGCTTCGCCGTCCCGCAAATCCTCGGGGAAGAGCAGTGA
- a CDS encoding flavin reductase family protein encodes MLDYTMFVVTTQADGHRSGCLVGFATQTSLKPPRFLVGMSRRNHTFGVASQSGHLAVHVLARNNIGLARLFGGQTGDQVDKFAQCSWHSGPEAMPILNDAVAWFVGKTLDRIDLGDHVGYLLEPVAGYAPERGDDLVSFSDVTDLEPGHGA; translated from the coding sequence ATGCTGGACTACACGATGTTCGTGGTGACCACCCAAGCCGATGGTCACCGGTCGGGCTGCCTGGTCGGGTTCGCCACCCAAACCAGTTTGAAGCCACCACGGTTCCTGGTCGGCATGTCCAGGCGCAACCACACCTTCGGCGTCGCAAGCCAATCCGGGCATTTAGCCGTACATGTGTTGGCCCGCAACAACATTGGATTGGCGCGGCTGTTCGGCGGCCAAACCGGCGACCAGGTCGACAAATTCGCGCAATGCTCATGGCACAGCGGTCCGGAGGCGATGCCGATTCTCAACGATGCCGTCGCGTGGTTTGTGGGCAAGACACTGGACCGAATCGACCTCGGCGACCACGTGGGTTACCTGCTGGAACCGGTTGCCGGCTACGCGCCCGAGCGCGGCGACGATCTCGTCAGCTTCTCCGATGTCACCGACCTCGAGCCGGGCCACGGGGCCTGA
- a CDS encoding PQQ-dependent sugar dehydrogenase — translation MRLRRSVRRGFAALCAALLVVSGCARFNDAQSEPFTTEPNRRPPPTSTPPPPPPLPAKPFPKQCPAPGVMQGCLESTSGLIMLPDSKSALVAERTTGAVKEVSVSAEPKVKTVIPVDPSGDGGLMDIVLSPTYKQDRLMYAYVSTPSDNRVIRIADGDIPKDILTGIPKGATGNTGALIFTSPTTLVVLTGDAGNAAMAADPGSPAGKVLRIEQPTTLNQAPPTTALSGIGSGGGLCTDPVDGSLYVVDRAPTADRLQRITKDSKVSTVWTWPDRPGVAGCAALDGTVLVNLINTKQTVAVHLAPATGAVTGEPDGEPDVVRQDTHAHAWALRMSPDGNVWGATVNKTAGDAEKLDDVVFPLFPQGGGFPRANEDKT, via the coding sequence ATGCGGTTACGGCGGTCGGTTCGGCGCGGGTTCGCCGCGCTGTGTGCGGCGTTGCTCGTCGTGAGCGGTTGCGCCCGGTTCAACGACGCCCAGTCCGAGCCGTTCACCACCGAACCGAATCGTCGGCCCCCGCCGACGTCGACGCCTCCCCCGCCGCCGCCGCTGCCCGCCAAGCCGTTCCCCAAGCAGTGTCCGGCCCCGGGGGTCATGCAGGGCTGCCTGGAAAGCACCAGCGGGTTGATCATGCTGCCCGATAGCAAGTCGGCGTTGGTCGCCGAGCGCACCACCGGTGCGGTCAAAGAGGTGTCGGTCAGCGCCGAGCCGAAGGTGAAGACGGTGATCCCGGTCGACCCGTCCGGTGACGGCGGGCTGATGGACATCGTCTTGTCGCCGACCTACAAGCAGGACCGGCTGATGTACGCCTACGTCAGCACACCCAGCGACAACCGGGTCATCCGGATCGCCGACGGCGATATCCCCAAAGACATCCTGACCGGAATCCCGAAGGGCGCCACCGGCAACACCGGCGCGCTGATCTTCACCAGTCCGACCACGCTGGTGGTGCTCACCGGCGATGCGGGCAACGCGGCGATGGCCGCCGACCCGGGGTCGCCGGCGGGCAAGGTGCTGCGGATCGAGCAGCCGACCACGCTCAACCAGGCCCCGCCGACCACCGCGCTCTCCGGCATCGGCTCGGGCGGCGGGTTGTGCACCGACCCGGTCGACGGGTCTTTGTACGTGGTGGACCGCGCGCCCACCGCCGACCGGCTGCAGCGCATCACCAAGGACTCCAAGGTCTCCACCGTCTGGACCTGGCCAGACCGGCCCGGTGTCGCCGGTTGCGCGGCCCTGGACGGCACGGTGCTGGTGAACCTGATCAACACCAAACAGACCGTGGCCGTTCATCTCGCGCCGGCGACAGGCGCTGTCACCGGGGAGCCCGACGGGGAGCCCGACGTGGTGCGTCAGGACACGCACGCCCACGCGTGGGCATTGCGGATGTCACCGGACGGAAACGTCTGGGGCGCAACGGTGAACAAGACCGCAGGCGATGCGGAGAAGCTCGACGACGTGGTATTCCCGCTCTTCCCGCAGGGCGGCGGATTCCCGCGGGCCAACGAGGACAAGACGTAA
- a CDS encoding TetR/AcrR family transcriptional regulator encodes MPRVVKPKDVRRAEVLDQALALFLERGYENVSLNDLLAATGTSKGAFYHYFPSKEALITALAERNAAEAFEALRPVFEQPGKNALERLNAGLAASYQVKMAMGAPEQIAAMTSLFEPNNQALFAKIVTIWEDLFRPVLTDVITQGVREGLFDTSDPEGAGDIIQGFAASLQTNLVQVLNARDAKSRRKAIDDCMKRIKLHGIATDRILGLPDGSTAVLDRKQVEAMVAHLRPRPAG; translated from the coding sequence ATGCCGCGCGTCGTCAAACCCAAGGACGTCCGCAGGGCCGAAGTGCTCGACCAGGCGCTCGCGCTCTTTCTCGAACGTGGCTATGAGAATGTCAGCCTCAACGACCTTCTCGCCGCGACGGGTACGTCGAAAGGCGCTTTCTACCACTACTTCCCATCCAAGGAGGCGCTCATCACCGCGCTCGCCGAACGCAACGCCGCGGAAGCCTTCGAAGCCTTGCGTCCGGTCTTCGAGCAGCCCGGCAAGAACGCGCTGGAACGCCTCAACGCCGGACTTGCGGCGAGTTATCAGGTCAAGATGGCGATGGGGGCTCCCGAACAGATCGCGGCGATGACGTCCCTGTTCGAGCCGAACAACCAGGCGCTGTTCGCAAAGATCGTGACCATATGGGAGGACCTGTTCCGGCCGGTACTAACCGACGTCATCACGCAGGGGGTACGCGAGGGTCTCTTCGACACCTCCGATCCTGAGGGTGCCGGTGACATCATCCAGGGATTCGCCGCCAGCTTGCAGACCAACCTGGTTCAGGTACTCAATGCGCGCGACGCGAAATCCCGACGCAAGGCCATCGATGACTGCATGAAGCGCATCAAACTGCACGGCATTGCGACGGACCGGATCCTCGGTTTACCCGACGGGTCAACGGCAGTGCTCGACCGCAAGCAGGTCGAGGCGATGGTGGCGCACCTGCGGCCCCGCCCGGCGGGCTAA
- a CDS encoding NAD(P)/FAD-dependent oxidoreductase gives MNEIVIIGGGYTGMAAAISLAAWVRRREDTHITLVNPQTRFTERLRLHQVASGQQLADLRIPDLLEGTAVTFVEGWVTAIDADAQTVRVDDSRTLRYDTLVYALGSVADTTAVPGVDEFAYTLNSAHDATLFADELDRLGDGTVVVAGGGLTGVESAAEIAEQHPELDVVLLSRTAPGSMMGPKARARLHAGLARLGVQVRSGAEIVKVMADGVALADGDVVGAQAVLWTAGVRVSPLAAAAGLRVDERGRIVTDESLRSVSHPNVYAVGDAAAVRQRYGVMHGTCQSGIPTALHAAASIARELKGKQPKKFRFGYVHQPVSLGRRDAVIQFTRPDDSPSRFYLAGRWAVTYKETVSSSPWPTYRLLKSVPSVGSTTWRRGGRFTR, from the coding sequence ATGAACGAGATCGTGATCATCGGCGGCGGGTACACCGGGATGGCTGCGGCCATCAGCCTGGCAGCCTGGGTGCGTCGCCGCGAGGACACCCACATCACGCTGGTCAACCCGCAGACCCGGTTCACCGAGAGGCTGCGGCTGCACCAGGTCGCGTCCGGCCAACAGCTGGCCGACTTGCGGATTCCCGATCTGCTCGAGGGCACCGCCGTCACGTTCGTCGAAGGCTGGGTGACCGCGATCGACGCCGATGCGCAGACTGTCCGCGTCGACGACTCGCGCACTCTGCGCTACGACACGTTGGTCTATGCGCTCGGCAGCGTTGCGGACACCACAGCGGTGCCGGGCGTCGACGAGTTCGCGTACACGCTCAACAGCGCACATGACGCGACATTGTTCGCCGACGAGCTGGATCGTCTCGGCGACGGCACCGTGGTGGTGGCAGGCGGCGGTCTGACCGGCGTCGAATCCGCTGCCGAGATCGCCGAGCAGCACCCCGAACTGGACGTCGTGCTGCTGAGCCGGACGGCGCCGGGGTCGATGATGGGCCCCAAGGCGCGAGCACGCTTACACGCGGGTTTGGCCCGGTTGGGCGTGCAGGTCCGGTCCGGCGCCGAGATCGTCAAGGTGATGGCCGACGGCGTTGCGCTGGCCGACGGCGACGTGGTTGGCGCACAGGCCGTGTTGTGGACCGCCGGGGTGCGGGTGTCACCGCTGGCGGCCGCCGCCGGTTTGAGGGTCGACGAGCGCGGCCGGATCGTCACCGACGAGTCGCTGCGCTCGGTGTCGCACCCCAACGTCTACGCCGTCGGCGACGCCGCCGCCGTCCGGCAGCGTTATGGCGTCATGCATGGCACCTGCCAAAGCGGAATCCCGACCGCGCTGCACGCCGCGGCGTCCATCGCCCGCGAACTGAAAGGCAAGCAGCCCAAGAAGTTTCGATTCGGCTACGTTCACCAGCCGGTGAGCCTGGGCCGTCGCGACGCGGTCATCCAATTCACCCGTCCCGACGACAGCCCCTCGCGGTTCTACTTGGCCGGCCGGTGGGCCGTCACGTACAAAGAGACGGTGAGCTCCAGCCCGTGGCCGACCTACCGCCTGCTCAAGTCGGTGCCGTCGGTGGGCAGCACGACCTGGCGTCGCGGCGGTCGGTTCACCCGATGA
- a CDS encoding MinD/ParA family ATP-binding protein yields MNYRGPDRGMFQRTEPLAGRRPSARRRDEARAYSPPSPADIRATVPLTNMDAPVQAEPEQAVLDTVENQDVQVPAKPGLRNLFAQLTRSEPGQGKQQAQERALRERIRVPVAGAFPIAVVSAKSGVGKTAVVEALGSIFAEARDDRVIAVDVDTGDLAHRLGHRNSSGLEVFGHADYAHSDWQIKRDDVVKAFSMLRKRYSVLLVDCGKTLKSNVSEAVLLESEALVLVTNTSIDAIRKTRSRLDWLGSNGYQKLTESATLVINHTEQRKPRAWVGRELRELSDRFASERVVELPFDRHVHDDKEIVPSRLSQDSRRRYLEMAAALADLFPGTRH; encoded by the coding sequence ATGAATTACCGCGGCCCTGATCGCGGCATGTTTCAACGAACGGAGCCGCTGGCCGGACGGCGGCCGTCAGCGCGACGACGCGACGAGGCACGCGCATACTCGCCCCCGTCGCCGGCGGACATCCGCGCGACGGTTCCGCTGACCAACATGGACGCGCCGGTCCAGGCTGAGCCGGAACAGGCCGTGCTTGACACCGTCGAGAACCAAGACGTCCAGGTCCCCGCCAAGCCTGGCTTGCGCAATCTGTTCGCCCAACTGACGCGAAGCGAACCTGGACAAGGCAAACAGCAGGCCCAGGAACGCGCCCTGCGCGAGCGGATCCGCGTGCCGGTGGCCGGCGCCTTCCCGATTGCGGTGGTGAGCGCGAAGAGCGGCGTCGGAAAAACGGCCGTCGTCGAGGCGCTTGGCTCGATCTTCGCCGAGGCGCGCGACGACCGGGTGATCGCGGTCGACGTCGACACCGGAGACCTTGCCCATCGCCTCGGTCACCGAAACAGCTCTGGTTTGGAGGTTTTCGGGCACGCGGACTATGCGCACAGTGACTGGCAGATCAAGCGCGACGATGTCGTCAAGGCTTTCTCGATGCTGCGCAAACGCTACTCGGTGCTGCTGGTGGACTGCGGCAAGACACTCAAATCCAATGTTTCCGAAGCGGTTTTGCTGGAGTCTGAGGCTCTGGTGCTGGTGACCAACACGTCGATCGACGCGATCAGAAAGACCAGGTCGAGGCTGGATTGGTTGGGCAGCAACGGATATCAGAAACTGACCGAGTCGGCCACACTGGTGATCAACCACACCGAACAACGAAAGCCGCGAGCCTGGGTCGGCAGGGAACTGCGGGAGTTGTCGGATCGGTTTGCGTCCGAGCGCGTCGTGGAGCTGCCGTTCGACCGGCACGTGCATGACGACAAAGAGATCGTCCCGTCGCGGCTGAGCCAGGACAGCAGGCGCCGCTATTTGGAGATGGCTGCCGCCCTCGCCGACCTGTTCCCCGGAACTCGTCACTAA
- a CDS encoding RNA polymerase sigma-70 factor, protein MSTDQQTFEHHRKLLFAIAYRILGSAADAEDVVQDAWFKWSAADRGQVADPKAYLARIVSNLSMDRLRSSQRQRETYVGPWLPEPILTSADAADDVAAAESVSMAMLVVLETLSPLERAVFVLKEVFDFSYAEIAEALERSESAVRQAGHRAREHVQARRPRFETDHAKKREITERFFAAAAGGDINKLMELLAPDVTLWTDGGGKVRQALRPILGNDKVAAWIAGTIKRPYEGVEIADMAVEVVDINGGPGIVFTGAGRVIATLTVDLGADGRIVTIHNVANPDKLGAVADGVARI, encoded by the coding sequence ATGAGCACCGATCAGCAGACGTTCGAGCACCACCGCAAACTGTTGTTCGCGATCGCCTATCGAATCCTGGGCAGCGCCGCCGACGCCGAGGACGTGGTCCAGGACGCGTGGTTCAAGTGGTCGGCGGCCGACCGCGGGCAGGTCGCCGATCCGAAGGCCTATCTGGCACGGATTGTCTCGAATCTGTCGATGGACCGGCTCCGGTCCAGCCAGCGGCAACGGGAAACCTATGTGGGGCCATGGCTTCCGGAGCCGATCCTTACCAGTGCGGACGCCGCCGACGACGTCGCCGCGGCCGAGTCGGTGTCAATGGCGATGCTGGTGGTGCTGGAAACGCTGAGTCCGTTGGAGCGCGCCGTTTTCGTCCTCAAGGAAGTATTCGACTTCAGCTATGCCGAAATCGCCGAAGCCCTCGAGCGTTCCGAGTCTGCGGTGCGCCAGGCCGGTCATCGTGCCCGCGAACACGTGCAGGCCCGGCGACCCCGATTCGAGACCGACCACGCCAAGAAGCGCGAGATCACCGAACGGTTCTTCGCCGCGGCCGCCGGCGGTGACATCAACAAGCTCATGGAACTGCTCGCCCCCGACGTCACGCTGTGGACCGACGGCGGCGGAAAGGTCCGCCAGGCGCTGCGGCCCATCCTGGGCAACGACAAGGTGGCCGCCTGGATAGCCGGCACGATCAAACGACCCTACGAGGGCGTCGAAATCGCCGACATGGCAGTCGAAGTCGTCGACATCAACGGCGGACCCGGCATCGTATTCACCGGTGCGGGACGCGTGATCGCAACGCTGACAGTCGATCTCGGTGCCGATGGACGCATCGTCACCATCCACAACGTCGCCAACCCGGACAAACTCGGTGCCGTGGCCGACGGTGTGGCCAGGATCTAG
- a CDS encoding ATP-dependent 6-phosphofructokinase, translating into MRIGVLTGGGDCPGLNAVIRAVVRTCDARYGSSVVGFQDGWRGLLENRRIQLHNDDRNDRLLSKGGTMLGTARVHPDKLRAGLPQIMQTLDDNGIDVLIPIGGEGTLTAAHWLSEENVPVVGVPKTIDNDIDCTDVTFGHDTALTVATDAIDRLHSTAESHQRVMLVEVMGRHAGWIALNAGLASGAHMTLIPEQPFDVEEVCRLVKRRFQRGDSHFVCVVAEGAKPIPGSMMLREGGIDEFGHERFTGVATQLAAEVEKRINKDVRVTVLGHVQRGGTPTAYDRVLATRFGVNAADAAHAGEYGQMVSLRGQDIGRVPLADAVRQLKLVPQRRYDDAAAFFG; encoded by the coding sequence ATGCGGATCGGGGTTCTGACCGGAGGCGGCGACTGTCCAGGACTCAACGCGGTCATCCGGGCGGTGGTTCGTACCTGCGACGCCCGGTACGGGTCGTCGGTGGTCGGGTTTCAGGACGGCTGGCGCGGCTTGCTGGAGAACCGGCGCATCCAGCTGCACAACGACGACCGCAACGACCGGCTGCTGTCCAAGGGCGGCACGATGCTCGGCACGGCGCGGGTGCATCCCGACAAGCTGCGTGCCGGGCTGCCGCAGATCATGCAGACGCTGGACGACAACGGCATCGACGTGCTGATCCCGATTGGCGGCGAGGGCACGCTGACCGCCGCGCACTGGCTCTCCGAGGAGAACGTGCCCGTCGTCGGCGTGCCGAAGACCATCGACAACGACATCGACTGCACCGACGTGACTTTCGGCCACGACACCGCGCTGACGGTGGCGACCGATGCGATCGACCGGTTGCACAGCACCGCCGAATCACACCAGCGGGTGATGCTGGTGGAGGTGATGGGCCGGCATGCCGGCTGGATCGCGTTGAACGCCGGGCTGGCCTCCGGCGCCCATATGACGCTGATCCCCGAGCAGCCCTTCGATGTCGAAGAGGTGTGCCGGCTGGTCAAGAGGCGCTTTCAGCGCGGCGACTCCCACTTCGTCTGCGTGGTGGCCGAGGGCGCCAAACCGATTCCCGGCTCGATGATGCTGCGTGAGGGCGGCATCGACGAATTCGGGCACGAGCGCTTCACCGGCGTCGCGACGCAACTGGCGGCCGAGGTGGAGAAGCGGATCAACAAGGACGTGCGGGTGACGGTGCTGGGCCACGTGCAGCGGGGCGGCACACCGACGGCCTACGACCGGGTGCTGGCCACCCGGTTCGGCGTGAACGCGGCCGACGCCGCGCACGCGGGTGAATACGGCCAGATGGTGTCGCTGCGTGGCCAGGACATCGGCCGGGTGCCGCTGGCCGATGCGGTCCGCCAGCTCAAGCTGGTACCGCAGAGGCGCTACGACGACGCGGCTGCGTTTTTCGGCTGA
- a CDS encoding S1C family serine protease gives MPDDSDALDAYSAVVTAVAQTVLPSVASLAVRSRRGNGAGSASVITPDGYLLTSAHVVAGARTAQATFTDGTTVGVDIAGRDELSDLAVLKARGAVPAPVTMGRAEDLRVGQLVVAVGNPLGLAGSVTAGIVSGLGRSLPTRAGRVVDEVIQTDAALNPGNSGGVLSDGRGRMVGVNTAVAGVGLGLAVPINASTHKIIAALMHAGRVRRAWLGIAGAHIPVPPAVAAKLGTTHGLQIASVVAGSPAAEAGLRRGDIVVSVDGKNVVTATAIQQLMVEDAIARRIEMTVWRNGALVDVFVVPRELAER, from the coding sequence ATGCCCGACGACTCCGACGCGCTGGACGCCTACTCGGCGGTGGTCACCGCCGTGGCCCAGACGGTGCTGCCCAGCGTCGCCAGCCTCGCGGTGCGCAGCCGCCGCGGCAACGGCGCGGGCAGCGCCAGCGTCATCACGCCCGACGGCTACCTTTTGACCAGCGCGCACGTCGTCGCCGGAGCACGCACTGCGCAGGCGACATTCACCGACGGCACCACCGTGGGCGTCGACATCGCCGGGCGCGACGAACTCTCCGACTTGGCCGTGCTCAAGGCGCGTGGTGCCGTTCCCGCCCCGGTCACGATGGGACGCGCAGAAGACCTCCGCGTCGGCCAATTGGTTGTGGCGGTGGGCAATCCGCTGGGTCTGGCCGGCAGCGTCACGGCTGGCATTGTCTCTGGGCTCGGGCGTTCGCTGCCCACCCGCGCCGGCCGGGTCGTCGACGAGGTGATCCAGACGGATGCCGCGCTGAACCCGGGAAACAGCGGCGGCGTGTTGTCCGACGGCCGCGGACGGATGGTCGGGGTGAACACCGCGGTCGCGGGAGTCGGCCTGGGCTTGGCGGTGCCGATCAACGCGTCGACCCACAAGATCATCGCGGCGTTGATGCACGCCGGGCGGGTGCGCCGCGCATGGCTCGGCATCGCCGGCGCACATATCCCGGTGCCGCCGGCCGTCGCCGCCAAACTGGGCACCACACACGGCCTGCAGATCGCCAGCGTGGTCGCCGGCAGCCCGGCCGCTGAGGCAGGTCTGCGCCGCGGCGACATCGTCGTCAGTGTCGACGGCAAGAACGTGGTGACCGCCACCGCGATTCAGCAGCTCATGGTCGAAGATGCGATTGCGCGCCGCATCGAGATGACGGTGTGGCGCAACGGTGCGCTCGTCGACGTGTTCGTGGTACCGCGCGAGCTCGCCGAACGCTGA